The following proteins are encoded in a genomic region of Anticarsia gemmatalis isolate Benzon Research Colony breed Stoneville strain chromosome 17, ilAntGemm2 primary, whole genome shotgun sequence:
- the nompA gene encoding no mechanoreceptor potential A isoform X4 produces the protein MKPRGASVMHAFTALTMLTMANAQTTCNQGMGRVMYERLPNQQLHGFDDDVVRETAPPFRVLEKCQDLCLRDRSGNSLVRTCNSIDFQPGARIAAFSPEPEYEESTCYLTREQAAPEGIGTLMIVPNSVHFNEICLTSNRPERECPSRRYVFERHARKRLKLPPSDLKEIMVANRTECEDKCLGEFSFVCRSATYDSALRTCSLSRFTRRTHPELLEDDHNADYLENTCLNAERRCDGLAVFIKEENKRLGGPFEADVFSNMTLDECQAMCVRAEKYFCRSIEHDAMTRQCVLSEEDSVSQKDDVTVSASPTHHFYDLVCLDNLSHRVTARGTEYPDNSVTSHLFSPGRRPDTAFQRYRNSRITGEFHSEITGRSLSECLDECLRQTSFQCRSAVYSDRARTCRLSRYNQKDGMRLLYDPDFDYYENLMRGNNGGDRDRYPADVDRYPDDDRYGDDDRYDRRPERYPDDRYPGGNDDRYDDRYPPGVGSDRYPSDRYPPGVGPSRYPSDRYPGSADRYPPGIDRYPPGADRYPPGIDRYPPGADRYPPGADRYPPGVDRYPQTAGRYPIASGDRYPLDSGRYPLYDYPTNDIGRYPVDRYPISRYPIDVYPERYPAERYPERFPVDRERYPVNPIRGNSGRYPARPGWYSSRYPDRYDQDRFQGGNDWGRYPFSRYPVGVNRDPVPLGGDRYPDLYDKYPPTGSSYPAGYGRGGYYGGPDYVGPDRFPDRGIRPGPDRFPVEPRPSFGVRRPPIDRPNGYRGTYPPPGPVERPIGGPVYGGAIGGYEPDGPVGPPVGRPPINGLNSPIGGPIGGPIGGPIGGPIGPGVGGPIGGPPVGHRPWQGSRCEEDSFRQVGRQRMQRRYVRRFTTAHSLAHCQRECIEARDFICRSFNYRDGGYVGEPRDNCELSDRDTRELDAANPAHFDNTANEYDFYERALGRIADDCLDVSQVCNEDGMEFTLRLPEGFYGRMYTYGFYDRCFFRGNGGVVNVLRITGAHGYPECGTQRYGDTMTNIVVVQFSDNVQTSRDKRFNLTCLFRGPAEAVVTSNYIGAGSGSPIPIEYLPEESSLNSKVRLMILYQGRPTTTIAVGDPLTFRLEAQDGYNYATDIFATNVIARDPYSGRSVQLIDRVGCPVDPDVFPELDKGRNGDSLEARFNAFKIPESNFLVFEATVRTCRDGCQPAYCPSHTGRSEPSFGRRRRDVNSTLGAEGNDTAEAKSDDTNDTSDKDKSEDKNAGTVYKVSYEDATVDKYLKDEVETPSHVRKMIEVFDNRNELLEENGESDSSPVVSAAGICVPPYHYRALLVALCVLLSLLLAMLTAALYIYRRYWRVLRKNIQASSPAPALRPVTPGPRPTRPSLFSASHLHKPFSLSGLGRTFAEVGEEAGSSGRLANAFDDGSEPIYTDPSLFERSRSLRSLHSLDMKPERRDHRA, from the exons ATGAAGCCCCGGGGGGCGAGCGTCATGCACGCCTTCACTGCGCTCACCATGCTCACCATGGCCAATG CTCAAACAACTTGCAACCAAGGGATGGGTCGTGTAATGTACGAGCGACTTCCCAACCAACAGTTACATGGATTTGATGATGATGTT GTACGCGAAACGGCGCCACCTTTCCGCGTCTTGGAGAAATGCCAGGACTTGTGCTTACGTGACCGTTCAGGGAACAGCCTGGTGCGAACCTGCAACTCTATTGACTTCCAACCTGGAGCTCGAATAGCTGCATTCAGTCCTGAACCAGAATATGAGGAATCAACCTGCTATTTGACCAGGGAACAAGCCGCTCCAGAAGGCATTGGCACCCTTATGATAGTACCAAACAGCGTGCATTTCAACGAAATTTGCCTAACGT CGAATCGTCCGGAGCGTGAATGTCCATCTCGTCGGTATGTTTTCGAACGTCACGCACGCAAGCGTTTGAAACTGCCACCTTCTGATCTCAAGGAAATCATGGTCGCCAACCGAACTGAATGCGAAGACAAATGTTTGGGAGAGTTTAGTTTCGTATGTCGTTCTGCTACATACGATTCTGCTTTGAGAACTTGTTCCTTGAGCAGGTTTACAAGGAGAACGCATCCGGAGCTATTAGAGGACGACCACAATGCAGATTATTTGGAAAACACGTGTCTCaatg CGGAGCGACGTTGTGATGGTCTGGCGGTATTTATCAAAGAAGAAAACAAACGCTTGGGAGGACCTTTCGAAGCTGATGTGTTCTCTAACATGACGTTAGACGAATGTCAGGCGATGTGCGTTCGGGCTGAAAA GTATTTCTGCCGTTCGATCGAGCATGACGCTATGACGCGTCAATGTGTACTTTCGGAAGAAGATTCGGTGTCTCAGAAAGACGACGTGACGGTGAGCGCGTCGCCCACCCATCACTTTTACGACCTCGTTTGTCTTGACAATC TCTCTCATCGGGTGACAGCTCGCGGCACGGAGTACCCGGACaacagtgtgacgtcacacctgTTCTCGCCCGGTCGCCGGCCTGACACCGCCTTCCAGAGATACAGGAACAGCAGAATCACCGGCGAGTTCCACTCAGAGATCACTGGACGATCATTGAGCGAATGCTTAGATGAATGTTTGAGGCAGACCAGCTTCCAGTGCAG GTCGGCGGTGTACAGCGACCGCGCCAGGACATGCCGCCTGAGCAGGTACAATCAGAAGGACGGCATGCGACTACTTTACGATCCTGATTTcgattattatgaaaatttgatgC GTGGTAATAACGGCGGCGACCGGGACCGATACCCGGCTGACGTAGACCGCTATCCGGATGACGACCGTTACGGAGATGACGACCGGTACGACCGTCGACCGGAAAGGTACCCAGACGACAGGTACCCGGGCGGTAACGACGACCGGTACGACGACAGATACCCTCCCGGCGTCGGATCAGATCGCTACCCGTCTGACAGATACCCACCAGGCGTAGGCCCCAGCCGATACCCATCAGATAGATACCCAGGAAGCGCTGACCGCTATCCGCCTGGTATCGACCGCTATCCACCTGGAGCTGATCGGTATCCACCTGGCATTGACAGATATCCTCCAGGTGCCGATAGGTACCCCCCAGGCGCTGACAGGTACCCGCCCGGTGTCGACAGATACCCACAAACAGCTGGCAGGTATCCTATCGCCAGTGGAGATCGCTACCCGCTTGACAGTGGACGATACCCACTCTACGACTATCCCACTAACGATATTGGAAGATATCCAGTTGACAGATATCCAATCAGTAGATACCCTATAGATGTATATCCCGAACGGTACCCAGCAGAAAGATACCCAGAAAGATTCCCCGTGGACAGGGAAAGATATCCAGTTAACCCAATTCGAGGTAATAGTGGTCGGTACCCAGCTAGACCCGGTTGGTATTCCAGCCGGTATCCTGACAGATACGATCAGGACCGCTTCCAAGGAGGTAACGATTGGGGACGTTACCCGTTCAGTCGGTACCCGGTCGGAGTGAACCGAGACCCGGTACCGCTTGGCGGCGACCGTTACCCCGACTTATATGACAAATATCCGCCGACCGGATCGTCATACCCTG CAGGCTACGGTCGTGGAGGTTATTACGGAGGACCAGATTACGTAGGACCTGATCGCTTCCCGGATAGAGGAATTCGACCTGGTCCCGACAG ATTCCCAGTTGAACCGAGACCAAGTTTCGGCGTGCGGCGACCACCCATAGATAGGCCAAATGGTTATCGAGGAACTTACCCACCCCCAGGACCCGTCGAAAGACCAATCG GTGGACCAGTATACGGAGGTGCTATTGGAGGCTATGAACCCGACGGTCCTGTTGGTCCACCTGTAGGACGACCGCCAATAAACGGCCTTAACAGTCCCATCGGCGGCCCTATTGGTGGTCCTATCGGAGGACCCATCGGCGGGCCTATTGGACCGGGTGTAGGTGGACCTATCGGTGGACCACCAGTCGGACATAGACCTTGGCAAGGATCTCGATGCGAGGAAGATAGCTTCAGACAAGTCGGCAGACAACGTATGCAAAGACGATACGTGCGTCGTTTCACTACAGCTCACTCCTTGGCGCACTGCCAGCGGGAATGCATAGAAGCCAGAGATTTCATCTGCCGGTCGTTCAACTATAG GGACGGGGGTTACGTCGGCGAGCCGCGAGACAATTGTGAGCTCAGCGATCGTGATACAAGAGAACTAGATGCTGCTAATCCTGCACATTTCGACAACACTGCTAATGAATATGATTTTTATGAAAGAGCTCTAGGACGGATAGCTGACGACTGCCTAGATG TTTCTCAAGTTTGTAACGAAGATGGAATGGAGTTCACTCTCCGTCTGCCAGAAGGTTTTTACGGTCGCATGTATACGTATGGCTTCTACGACCGGTGTTTCTTCCGCGGTAACGGTGGAGTAGTCAATGTTCTACGTATCACTGGTGCACATGGATACCCGGAGTGTGGCACGCAGCGG TATGGAGATACAATGACGAACATAGTAGTGGTTCAATTTAGCGACAACGTGCAAACCTCTCGAGACAAACGGTTCAACTTGACATGTCTGTTCCGCGGCCCCGCGGAGGCTGTGGTCACGTCCAATTACATCGGCGCCGG GTCTGGCAGTCCCATACCTATCGAGTATCTGCCTGAAGAAAGCTCTCTCAACTCTAAAGTGCGTCTCATGATCCTGTATCAAGGAAGACCGACTACCACGATAGCTGTTGGAGACCCGCTCACATTTAGACTGGAAGCTCAGGACGGATATAACTATGCTACAGACATATTTGCTACAAATGTGATCGCGAGAGATCCCTACTCAGGGCGATCTGTGCAGTTGATCGATCGTGTCGG TTGTCCTGTCGATCCGGACGTGTTCCCTGAATTAGACAAAGGTCGCAACGGTGATTCTCTCGAAGCAAGGTTCAATGCATTCAAGATACCGGAGTCTAACTTCTTAGTTTTCGAGGCCACAGTGCGTACCTGTCGCGACGGATGCCAGCCA GCATATTGTCCAAGTCACACTGGCAGATCAGAGCCGTCGTTCGGCCGTCGTCGCAGGGACGTGAACTCAACACTCGGAGCAGAAGGCAATGACACCGCTGAGGCTAAATCTGACGATACCAACGACACGTCGGATAAAGACAAGTCAGAGGATAAAAATGCAGGAACCGTTTATAAAGTGTCGTATGAAGATGCGACTGTCGACAAGTATTTGAAGGATGAGGTCGAGACGCCCAGTCATGTTAGGAAGATGATTGAG GTATTCGACAACCGTAACGAGTTACTGGAAGAGAACGGCGAGAGTGATTCATCTCCAGTAGTGTCGGCGGCCGGGATCTGTGTGCCGCCGTACCACTATAGGGCGCTACTGGTGGCTCTTTGTGTTCTGCTGTCTTTACTACTGGCTATGTTGACTGCTGCACTTTATATCTATAG GCGATACTGGCGGGTACTGCGCAAGAACATTCAGGCGTCGTCGCCTGCGCCGGCGCTGAGGCCAGTGACCCCAGGACCCAGGCCCACACGACCCTCGCTCTTCTCCGCATCGCATCTGCATAAACCCTTCTCATTGAG TGGCCTTGGAAGGACGTTCGCCGAAGTGGGTGAAGAAGCGGGCTCGTCGGGACGTTTAGCGAATGCATTTGACGACGGCAGCGAGCCAATTTACACGGACCCCTCGTTGTTTGAGCGTTCACGGTCCTTGCGCTCATTGCACTCGCTGGACATGAAGCCAGAGAGACGTGACCACCGCGCGTAA
- the nompA gene encoding no mechanoreceptor potential A isoform X5, with translation MKPRGASVMHAFTALTMLTMANAQTTCNQGMGRVMYERLPNQQLHGFDDDVVRETAPPFRVLEKCQDLCLRDRSGNSLVRTCNSIDFQPGARIAAFSPEPEYEESTCYLTREQAAPEGIGTLMIVPNSVHFNEICLTSNRPERECPSRRYVFERHARKRLKLPPSDLKEIMVANRTECEDKCLGEFSFVCRSATYDSALRTCSLSRFTRRTHPELLEDDHNADYLENTCLNAERRCDGLAVFIKEENKRLGGPFEADVFSNMTLDECQAMCVRAEKYFCRSIEHDAMTRQCVLSEEDSVSQKDDVTVSASPTHHFYDLVCLDNLSHRVTARGTEYPDNSVTSHLFSPGRRPDTAFQRYRNSRITGEFHSEITGRSLSECLDECLRQTSFQCRSAVYSDRARTCRLSRYNQKDGMRLLYDPDFDYYENLMPGYGRGGYYGGPDYVGPDRFPDRGIRPGPDRFPVEPRPSFGVRRPPIDRPNGYRGTYPPPGPVERPIGGPVYGGAIGGYEPDGPVGPPVGRPPINGLNSPIGGPIGGPIGGPIGGPIGPGVGGPIGGPPVGHRPWQGSRCEEDSFRQVGRQRMQRRYVRRFTTAHSLAHCQRECIEARDFICRSFNYRDGGYVGEPRDNCELSDRDTRELDAANPAHFDNTANEYDFYERALGRIADDCLDVSQVCNEDGMEFTLRLPEGFYGRMYTYGFYDRCFFRGNGGVVNVLRITGAHGYPECGTQRYGDTMTNIVVVQFSDNVQTSRDKRFNLTCLFRGPAEAVVTSNYIGAGSGSPIPIEYLPEESSLNSKVRLMILYQGRPTTTIAVGDPLTFRLEAQDGYNYATDIFATNVIARDPYSGRSVQLIDRVGCPVDPDVFPELDKGRNGDSLEARFNAFKIPESNFLVFEATVRTCRDGCQPAYCPSHTGRSEPSFGRRRRDVNSTLGAEGNDTAEAKSDDTNDTSDKDKSEDKNAGTVYKVSYEDATVDKYLKDEVETPSHVRKMIEVFDNRNELLEENGESDSSPVVSAAGICVPPYHYRALLVALCVLLSLLLAMLTAALYIYRRYWRVLRKNIQASSPAPALRPVTPGPRPTRPSLFSASHLHKPFSLSGLGRTFAEVGEEAGSSGRLANAFDDGSEPIYTDPSLFERSRSLRSLHSLDMKPERRDHRA, from the exons ATGAAGCCCCGGGGGGCGAGCGTCATGCACGCCTTCACTGCGCTCACCATGCTCACCATGGCCAATG CTCAAACAACTTGCAACCAAGGGATGGGTCGTGTAATGTACGAGCGACTTCCCAACCAACAGTTACATGGATTTGATGATGATGTT GTACGCGAAACGGCGCCACCTTTCCGCGTCTTGGAGAAATGCCAGGACTTGTGCTTACGTGACCGTTCAGGGAACAGCCTGGTGCGAACCTGCAACTCTATTGACTTCCAACCTGGAGCTCGAATAGCTGCATTCAGTCCTGAACCAGAATATGAGGAATCAACCTGCTATTTGACCAGGGAACAAGCCGCTCCAGAAGGCATTGGCACCCTTATGATAGTACCAAACAGCGTGCATTTCAACGAAATTTGCCTAACGT CGAATCGTCCGGAGCGTGAATGTCCATCTCGTCGGTATGTTTTCGAACGTCACGCACGCAAGCGTTTGAAACTGCCACCTTCTGATCTCAAGGAAATCATGGTCGCCAACCGAACTGAATGCGAAGACAAATGTTTGGGAGAGTTTAGTTTCGTATGTCGTTCTGCTACATACGATTCTGCTTTGAGAACTTGTTCCTTGAGCAGGTTTACAAGGAGAACGCATCCGGAGCTATTAGAGGACGACCACAATGCAGATTATTTGGAAAACACGTGTCTCaatg CGGAGCGACGTTGTGATGGTCTGGCGGTATTTATCAAAGAAGAAAACAAACGCTTGGGAGGACCTTTCGAAGCTGATGTGTTCTCTAACATGACGTTAGACGAATGTCAGGCGATGTGCGTTCGGGCTGAAAA GTATTTCTGCCGTTCGATCGAGCATGACGCTATGACGCGTCAATGTGTACTTTCGGAAGAAGATTCGGTGTCTCAGAAAGACGACGTGACGGTGAGCGCGTCGCCCACCCATCACTTTTACGACCTCGTTTGTCTTGACAATC TCTCTCATCGGGTGACAGCTCGCGGCACGGAGTACCCGGACaacagtgtgacgtcacacctgTTCTCGCCCGGTCGCCGGCCTGACACCGCCTTCCAGAGATACAGGAACAGCAGAATCACCGGCGAGTTCCACTCAGAGATCACTGGACGATCATTGAGCGAATGCTTAGATGAATGTTTGAGGCAGACCAGCTTCCAGTGCAG GTCGGCGGTGTACAGCGACCGCGCCAGGACATGCCGCCTGAGCAGGTACAATCAGAAGGACGGCATGCGACTACTTTACGATCCTGATTTcgattattatgaaaatttgatgC CAGGCTACGGTCGTGGAGGTTATTACGGAGGACCAGATTACGTAGGACCTGATCGCTTCCCGGATAGAGGAATTCGACCTGGTCCCGACAG ATTCCCAGTTGAACCGAGACCAAGTTTCGGCGTGCGGCGACCACCCATAGATAGGCCAAATGGTTATCGAGGAACTTACCCACCCCCAGGACCCGTCGAAAGACCAATCG GTGGACCAGTATACGGAGGTGCTATTGGAGGCTATGAACCCGACGGTCCTGTTGGTCCACCTGTAGGACGACCGCCAATAAACGGCCTTAACAGTCCCATCGGCGGCCCTATTGGTGGTCCTATCGGAGGACCCATCGGCGGGCCTATTGGACCGGGTGTAGGTGGACCTATCGGTGGACCACCAGTCGGACATAGACCTTGGCAAGGATCTCGATGCGAGGAAGATAGCTTCAGACAAGTCGGCAGACAACGTATGCAAAGACGATACGTGCGTCGTTTCACTACAGCTCACTCCTTGGCGCACTGCCAGCGGGAATGCATAGAAGCCAGAGATTTCATCTGCCGGTCGTTCAACTATAG GGACGGGGGTTACGTCGGCGAGCCGCGAGACAATTGTGAGCTCAGCGATCGTGATACAAGAGAACTAGATGCTGCTAATCCTGCACATTTCGACAACACTGCTAATGAATATGATTTTTATGAAAGAGCTCTAGGACGGATAGCTGACGACTGCCTAGATG TTTCTCAAGTTTGTAACGAAGATGGAATGGAGTTCACTCTCCGTCTGCCAGAAGGTTTTTACGGTCGCATGTATACGTATGGCTTCTACGACCGGTGTTTCTTCCGCGGTAACGGTGGAGTAGTCAATGTTCTACGTATCACTGGTGCACATGGATACCCGGAGTGTGGCACGCAGCGG TATGGAGATACAATGACGAACATAGTAGTGGTTCAATTTAGCGACAACGTGCAAACCTCTCGAGACAAACGGTTCAACTTGACATGTCTGTTCCGCGGCCCCGCGGAGGCTGTGGTCACGTCCAATTACATCGGCGCCGG GTCTGGCAGTCCCATACCTATCGAGTATCTGCCTGAAGAAAGCTCTCTCAACTCTAAAGTGCGTCTCATGATCCTGTATCAAGGAAGACCGACTACCACGATAGCTGTTGGAGACCCGCTCACATTTAGACTGGAAGCTCAGGACGGATATAACTATGCTACAGACATATTTGCTACAAATGTGATCGCGAGAGATCCCTACTCAGGGCGATCTGTGCAGTTGATCGATCGTGTCGG TTGTCCTGTCGATCCGGACGTGTTCCCTGAATTAGACAAAGGTCGCAACGGTGATTCTCTCGAAGCAAGGTTCAATGCATTCAAGATACCGGAGTCTAACTTCTTAGTTTTCGAGGCCACAGTGCGTACCTGTCGCGACGGATGCCAGCCA GCATATTGTCCAAGTCACACTGGCAGATCAGAGCCGTCGTTCGGCCGTCGTCGCAGGGACGTGAACTCAACACTCGGAGCAGAAGGCAATGACACCGCTGAGGCTAAATCTGACGATACCAACGACACGTCGGATAAAGACAAGTCAGAGGATAAAAATGCAGGAACCGTTTATAAAGTGTCGTATGAAGATGCGACTGTCGACAAGTATTTGAAGGATGAGGTCGAGACGCCCAGTCATGTTAGGAAGATGATTGAG GTATTCGACAACCGTAACGAGTTACTGGAAGAGAACGGCGAGAGTGATTCATCTCCAGTAGTGTCGGCGGCCGGGATCTGTGTGCCGCCGTACCACTATAGGGCGCTACTGGTGGCTCTTTGTGTTCTGCTGTCTTTACTACTGGCTATGTTGACTGCTGCACTTTATATCTATAG GCGATACTGGCGGGTACTGCGCAAGAACATTCAGGCGTCGTCGCCTGCGCCGGCGCTGAGGCCAGTGACCCCAGGACCCAGGCCCACACGACCCTCGCTCTTCTCCGCATCGCATCTGCATAAACCCTTCTCATTGAG TGGCCTTGGAAGGACGTTCGCCGAAGTGGGTGAAGAAGCGGGCTCGTCGGGACGTTTAGCGAATGCATTTGACGACGGCAGCGAGCCAATTTACACGGACCCCTCGTTGTTTGAGCGTTCACGGTCCTTGCGCTCATTGCACTCGCTGGACATGAAGCCAGAGAGACGTGACCACCGCGCGTAA